A single window of Salvia splendens isolate huo1 chromosome 6, SspV2, whole genome shotgun sequence DNA harbors:
- the LOC121806937 gene encoding uncharacterized protein LOC121806937 — protein sequence MAMNTGLRSCVSKLTNSTIMPKSVKRGIHSTSVKKMGGGHGHDEPAYMHAKHMYNLDQIKNQRLKMSLAVFTAFSIGVFVPIYAVVFQQKKASSA from the exons ATGGCGATGAACACCGGACTCAGATCATGCGTTTCCAAGCTCACGAATTCCACAATCATGCCCAAATCAG TGAAGAGGGGAATTCACTCAACCAGCGTGAAGAAGATGGGGGGAGGCCATGGCCATGACGAGCCTGCCTACATGCACGCCAAGCACATGTATAATCTGGACCAGATAAAAAACCAGAGACTCAAAATGAGCCTCGCCGTCTTCACTGCATTCTCCATTGGTGTATTTGTCCCAATTTATGCAGTCGTCTTTCAGCAGAAGAAGGCTTCCTCAGCGTAA